Genomic DNA from Haloplanus sp. HW8-1:
CGACGGCGTCGGCGTCGATGAGATGAAAGTGCGCCGCGTGGCGGGCACCGGCGTTCCCCTCCGTGGGGACGATATCGACACCGACCAGATCATCCCGGCCCGCTTCCTGAAGACGACGACCTGGGAGGGCCTCGACGAGTACGCGTTCTACGACGCGCGGCGCGACGACGAGGGCGAACTCAACGACCACCCCTTCAACGAGTACCGGGGGGCGAACCTGCTCGTCGTCAACGACAACTTCGGCTGTGGATCCTCCCGGGAGCACGCCCCGCGGGCGCTCGCCCGTTGGGGGGTCGAGGCCATCGTCGGCGAGTCGTTCGCGGAGATCTTCGCCGACAACTGCAAGTCGCTCGGCATCCCGGCGGCGACGACGGACGCGGAGACGGTCACGGAGTTACAGGACTTCATCGAGGAGAACCCCAAGGCGGGCATCGAACTCGACGTCGTCGACGAGACGGTTACCTACGACGGCACGACCGTCGACGTCGACATCCCCGAGGCGATGCGCGGGGCGCTGGTGCAGGGGATCTGGGATACGGTCGCCCTGCTCCGGTCGAACATGGATGCCGTCGACACGACGGCGGCCGACCTGCCGTACGTCGACTCCCGATGACCGAGACCATCGCCGTGATCCCGGGGGACGGGATCGGTCAGGAGGTCGTCCCCGCGGCCCTGCGGGTGCTCGACGCGGTGGCGGACTTCGAGTACGTCCACGTCGAGGCGGGCGACGCGGTCGCCGCGGAGCGGGGGACGCCCCTGCCCGAGGAGACGCGCGCCGCCGTCACGGACGCCGACGCGACGCTGTTCGGCGCGACCGGCGAGACCTCGGCGGACGTGATCCTTCCGCTCCGGGAGGCGGTCGACTCCTTCGTCAACGTGCGCCCGGCGCGGACCTATCCGGGCGTCGACGCCGTCCAACCGGCGACGGATCTGGTGATCCTGCGGGAGAACACCGAGGGCGTGTACGCGGGCATCGAGAATCGCCTCTCCGAGGACGTCTCGACGCTGACACGGCTGGTGACACGGACCGCGTCCCGACGGCTCGCCCAGTTCGCCTGTGACTACGTCACGGGCAGCGACGCCGACGGCATCACCGTCGCTCACAAGAACAACGTGATGCGCGTCACCGACGGGGTGTTCGTCGACACCGTCCGGGAGGTGGCGGCCGACCGCGGCGTCGACGTCGACGACGAGTACATGGACGCGATGGCGACCCACCTCGCGATGGACCCGGAAGAGTACGACGTGATCGTCTGTCCGAACCTGGCGGGCGATATGCTCTCGGATCTGGCTGCGGGGCTGGTCGGCGGCCTCGGCCTGCTCCCGAGCGCGAACGTCGGCTCGGAGCGGGGCATCTTCGAACCGGTCCACGGCTGTGCGCCGGACATCGCGGGCGAGGGAATCGCCAACCCCACGGCGACCATCCTCTCGGCCGCGATGCTCCTCGAGTTCCTCGACCGCGACGGGGCGGCGGCCGACGTACGGGCCGCCGTCGAAGCGACGCTCGCGGACGGCCCGCGAACGCCGGACCTCGGCGGGACGGCTACCACGGAGACGGTCGCTGCGGCGGTCGTCGACCGGCTTCCCGAAGATTAAGAGGCTGCGAACCCTTTCTCGACGTATGCCACAGATCCACCTCGACGACGAGACCGTCGCCCGACTCGACAGCCTCCGGCAGGAAGACGAGGAGTACGACGAAATCGTCACCGAACTCATCAACATCTACGAGGCCGAAGAACTCACGCTGTTTCACAGCGGTGACGAGGTTTAGTTCTCGTCGCGGTAGGCGTCGCGCACGTCCGCCCACTTGTCCTGTTTTTCGAGGCGGCGCTGTAACTGTGTAGCGTACTCGTCGACGAGTCGCTCGGCGGCGTCGAGTCGCTGCTGTTCGTCGTCGTCGCCGAACCCCAGGGCGCCGCGGACGGCGTCGAGGACACCGCTGCCGCCGTTTTTTTCCGGGCCGCCGCCGGGTCCCATCCCTTGCTGTACCTTCTCCAGTTCGGGCATCATCTGTGGCAGGTTCTCGGTGTCGGGGACGATCCGTGCCCGCTCCGGGTCCTCCGGATGTTCGATCTCGAACTCGACTGCGGTCATGATCAACCCCCACTCCTGGTTCGTGAACTCCGAGGCCTGGACGCGCCCGTTGAACTCCTGGTCGACGGCCATCCGGTCCCTGACGATCCTGTCGGTCCAGTTCGACATACTGTGGGGTACGATGAGACGACGTATCAGGGTTTCCCACGCCGTCGCGCGTACGAGGCCCGGATTATCCGCATAACTTACGCGTGGGACGGGGATACCGCATCCCCCGGATACCCCGATTTCCGGGGACCGAGGACGCGACGACCGTCTCGGGACGGCACGAGCAAAACCGACGGACGGGAGCGGGATGGTCGGTGCTCCCGAGCAAGAAAGCTTATATACACCGACTCCGCCAGGGACGGCTACACAGATGCTCGACACACTGTATCGCGCTGGCGTGTTCGCCGTCTACCAGGCAATACTCGTTGCCGGCCTCCTGTTGATGCCGCTGGCCCTGCTGGCCGGACGGCTGGGGGTCTCAGTCCCTCTCGGTGACCTGGTGGCGGTGGCAGGACGTGCCTACGAAGACGCCGGGTGAGCGTCGGGAAGGGTTGCATTTATCAGCGCGCCCCCGCAAGGGCAGGTGATGCGTACCCCGACGAATCAGGATTTCTCACGGACACAGGAGCGTCTCGACGGTGGCGACCGGCCGGTGTTTGGCCCGGAGATCGGCGAGTTCACGAACACCGACGAGCGCCTCGCCGCGGCCGACGACGAGGACAAGGAGATGAAAACCGGCACGACGACCGTCGGCCTCTCGACGGAACACGGCGTCGTGATGGCGACCGACATGCGCGCGAGCGCGGGTCGGATGGTCTCCAGCAAGGACGTCCAGAAGGTCGAACAGATCCACCCCAACGCGGCGCTCACCATCGCGGGATCGGTGTCGGCTGCCCAGTCGCTTATCCGCTCGCTTCGCTCCGAGACGAGCCTCTACGAGACCCGGCGCGGGAAGGACATGAGCATGGAAGCGCTGTCGACGCTCACGAGTAACTTCCTGCGTTCGGGTGCGTTCTTCATCGTCTCGCCCCTCCTCGGCGGCGTCGACGAGGACGGCACACACGTCTACAGCCTCGATCCGCTCGGCGGGATGATGGAGGAGGACTACGCTGTTTCCGGGTCCGGCAGCCAGTACGCCCTCGGTGTCCTCGAACAGGAGTACGACGAGGGGCTCTCGGTCGAGGAGGCGAAGTCCGTCGCCGCTCACGCCATCCAGAGCGCGGTGGAGCGCGACCTGGCCTCCGGCAACGGCATCAACGTCGCCGTCGTCACCGACGAGGGCGTCGAGATCACGAAACACAAGGACTTCGAGTCGCTGCTGTAAGCGGCCGTCAGTCTAGGCCGCGTCTCCCGTCCGTCCGGTGGTTCAGGATTCCGATTCCGTTTCGTCCAGCCAGTCGACGAAGGACCCATCGAGCAGCGTCTCCGTCTGGTTCGTCACGTAGGACCGCTGCATCGCGGGGATGGCCGTCTCCAGTGACTCACCATCGTCGACGCGGGCACGCACCCGGTCCCGTTTCCAGCGCGCGGGTGTGATACCCCGCTCGACCCGTTCCCGTAGGGGTGCGACGTAGGACTCGGCGGTTTCGGTCGAACAGCCCGCTGACCGAAGCCCCTCGACCGCGTGAGAGAGGAGGTCGTCGTAAACGACGGCGGGGTCGGTCGTCTCCTGGCCGTCGTTGGTGATCCAGCGTTGCTCGCTCGCGGCCCCGTAGCGCGCTGCACGGTAGAAGTTCTCCTCGGCGACCGCCCAGTCTTGAGCGATGACCGGGTGTTCGTGCCGCGGGAGGCTCTCCATCAGGCCGGCGAAGGTCGCCAGGAAGGCGATGGAGTCACTGACGGTCGGCTGGGCGGCGATGGGACGGAACTCGATGCGGGCGTTGGCCGAGGACCGATCGGCGCCGTCGAACACCGGCCGCACCCACCGCCAGAACGTCCCGTGTTTTCGGCGGAGCGTCGCGAACTTGTCGTCGAACCGATCGCCACCCTCGACGGGCATTGGGACGACCGTGGGGTCGTTGGCGACGCGGTCGACGGCCTCCTCGACGGTGTCCAGATCCCGGGGAAAGCGCACCTTCTCCGCGTCGTCGGTGTTGAGGACGGCCTCGAAGACGTGGACACGGTTCTCCGCCCGGGCGTCCGCGACGACCGTGGCCGGATCGACACCCTCGTCGTAGAGGTCCGGTGGGAAAAACGGAGAGTTGGCTCCGAGGGCCAACAGCGGTCCGGCGACCCGCAGGGCGTAGTTGTGGTAGGTCGGCAGGTCGGAGGCGTGGGGCACCTGATAGTGGGGCTGGATCGACGTGATGAGGCTCTCGGGCATCACGGTGTCGGCTTCGAGGGTGACGTGTGGCGCGTCGATCGCAAACGGCGTCGGCGCGTTCGGCCCGTTGGCCATGGCGTGATACCGCACGGCGTCGGTCATGTTCGTCGCGATGCGTACCCCTCCATCGGAGATACTGTCGGTCAGATATCGCCCCGCCGTCTCGCCCGACGGCGGGATGGTCCAGATACCGTCGCTGACGAGGCGCATCCCCTCGATCCGTGTCGTCTGCAGCGCCGAGGAGAGATGCGAGCGGACACCTGCCGCCTGTGCCCTGAGTCCCTCGGTGTTCAGCGGCTGGGGACTGGTCGTCAACTCGGCGTTGTGCAGGCCGAGTTCCTTCTCGAAGCGGATTAGTTCGAGCAGTCGGCGCGGGACGCGGACGAGTTCCGACCCCGCGTCGTCGTTGTCGCCGTCCCGTCGCCACCGGCCGTCGGCGACGGCGTAGAACTCGTACTCCAGCCCGACGATGGAGCGGTGGTTGTCGAACGTCCCGTCTTTGAGTTCGGCCTTGACCACCTCCGCGTCCGCCTGTGCCTGCGCGCGAAACTCCGAGACGTCCACGTCGAGTACGTCCCGCACTCGCGCCGCCAGGTCACCGTTCATACCCTCCCCTGCACGACACATCTCCTTGAATCCCGTGACTCCAAGGGGCGAACCCGTCGGGCTTAACCACCCCGGGGACGGATCCCGAACCGATGGACTTCGCCGACTTCGCGGACCGCGTCGACGACATCGAGACCGAACCGGCGGACCTCGAGGTCACGTCGCTGGTCGCGGCGCTGCTCGACGAGGCAGGGACGGATCTCCCCGTCGTCGTCCGACTCCTGCTCGGCCGGATCGTCCCCGCTTGGGACTCGACGACCCTCGACGTGGGACCGAGCCGCTGTCACGAGGCGCTTGCCCGCGCTGCCGGGCCGAACGTCACTGCCGACGACGTGGCCGAGGCGCTGGCCGAGGCGGGAGAGATCGGTGCCGTCGCCGAATCGCTCGATACGGGTGGCCAGCGTGGCCTCGCCGCGTTCGGCGAAACGGATCCCGACCCGCTCACCGTCGTCGAGGTGCACGACCGCCTCCGCTCGCTGGCCGCGGCCCACGGCTCGGGGAGCCAGGACCGCAAGGTCGACGCGCTGTTCGGGTTGTTCAACCGTGCCGACCCGGTCCCAGCCCGGTATCTGGCACGGCTCGTTCTCTCCGAGATGCGGATCGGCGTCGGCGAGGGGACCGTCAGGGACGCCATCGCCGAGGCGTTCGACGTCCCCGTCGACGCCGTCGAGCGGGCGCTCCAGGTGACGAACGACTACGGGGCGGTGGCGGTCCGCGCCCGCGACGAGGGGCGACCGGGCCTCGACGCGGTCGACCTCTCGGTCGGCCGACCGGTGCGTGCCATGCTCGCACAGGCGGGGACGGCCGCCGACGCCGTCGAGGCTTGGGACGCCGTCGCCGTCGAGACCAAATACGACGGCGCGCGGGTGCAGGTCCACCACGACCCCGGCGGCGAGACGGCCGTCTACTCCCGGAACATGGCCGACGTGACCGACGCTCTCCCCGAAATCGTCGAGTTCGTCGCGGACGCGGTGGACGTGCCAGCCATCATCGACGGCGAGGCCCTCGCCGTCGACGTGTCGGGCGATCCGCTCCCCTTCCAGGAGGTACTCCGCCGGTTTCGGCGCAAACACGACGTGGCGCGGATGCGCGAGGAGGTGGCCGTCGAACTGCGCGCGTTCGACTGCCTGCACGTCGACGGGACGGACCTACTCGACGCGCCCCTCCACGAGCGGCGCGAGCGCCTGGAGGAGACGCTTCCGAGCGCCGTCTCGCCGCTCTCGGTCACCGACGATCCCGACGAGATCGCTGACCGCGAGGCCGACGCACTCGACGCCGGCCACGAGGGCGTCATGCTCAAGAACCCGGACGCGACGTACACGCCGGGCAAGCGGGGGCGGAACTGGCTGAAGCGAAAGCCCGACGTGGAGACGCTGGATCTGGTGGTCACGGGTGCGGAGTGGGGTGAGGGCCGCCGGGCGAACCACCTCGGAACCTTCCTGCTGTCGGCGCGCGACGACCGGGCGGGCGGCGACGACTTCGCGACCATCGGCAAGGTCGCGACGGGCATCTCGGACGAACGGCTGGCCGACCTGAGCGAGCGTCTGGAGCCGCTGATCCGCCGGCAGGACGGGACGGAGGTGAGTCTCACTCCGTCGGTCGTCTTCGAGGTGGGATACGAGGAGATCCAGGCGTCGCCCACGTACGGCTCGGGGTACGCGCTCCGGTTCCCGCGGTTCGTCGCCGTCCGTGAGGACAAGGGGCCCGAGGACGCCGACGCGCTGAGCCGGATCGAGCGGTTGGTGGCGGACTGACGACCCCTCGTTTTTGACCCGTCCGGGCGTAGAACGCCCATGACCATCAGGCACCGCGACCTCCGCGTGCGCTGGCTCGGCTATGCGACCGCCCGCGTCGCCGACGGCGAGACGACCGTCTACACCGACCCCGGTCGGTACGGCGTGTTGACCGGCGACTGGGAACCGCCCACGGGGCTCGACACGCGCCACCCCGCCGGCCCCGCCTACGACGCCCGCGACGGCGACCTGATCCTCGTCACCCACGACCACCACTACGATCCGGACGGGATCCGGCGCGTGGCGGCGTCGGACGCCACGCTCGTCGTCTACGAGGGCGTCGACGCCAAGCGTGCCGGGCGGCCGCCGTCACCCGAGACGCTCGCCGCCGAGGAGGGGTACGATCTGCGTCGGATCGCCGAGGACGAGGCCATCGAGGCCGCCGGCGTTCCGGTCCGGAGCGTCCCGGCGTACAACGACCCCGACGGTCCGCGGGCGAACCCGGACGGATCGGTCACTCACCCCGAGGGGTTCGGCGTCGGCTACCGGTTCGTCGTCGACGGTGTATCGATCCTCTGGCCCGGCGACACCGACGCCCTGCCGGTCCACGACACGCTCGACGTGACCTTGTTCCTCGCGAACATCTCGGGATCGGTCTGTATGGACCGCCGCGAGGCGGCCGCGCTGGCCGAGCGCCTCGGTCCGGAACTGGTCCTCCCGATCCACTACGACACGCAGGCGTTCCTCGGAGCCGACTCGGGGGCCTTTGCCGCCGACGTCGCCGGGCGTGGTGTGCCAGTCGTCCTTGACGAGGGGTGGGACTAGGCGGTCGCTTCGGGCCAGTTGCCGATCCGCCGAAAGGAGACGCCTCCGTCGTCCAGCAGGTCGACCAGCGTGGCGTTACCCCGCGCCACGTCGACGTACTCGCCGCCGAGATGGGCGTCGGGGTGTTCGGCGGGTTCCGGTTCGACGTGGGCGGTGAGTTCTATCCCCTCGGGGTGGTCGTACCCCCGCACGTGGGTCTGCCACCACTCCATCCCGGCGGGGTGGTCGCCGACGTACCGGACCCGCCGCACGTTCAGGATCTCGTTGTGGTAGTGATACGATATTTCCCATCCCGGCTCGAAGAAGCGTTCGCCGAGGAACGCCTCCGCTTCGGGTTCGTCCATCTCCACGACGACGGCCGGGTTCTCGGGTTTGGGCTTCGAGAAAAACGTCTTCCGGACCCACCAGAACGACCGTCTGAGTGCCCGGATCGGCGTCTCGGGCAGGTGACGGAGGCGGCCGCAGTCGGTGTCGAACGCCATATGCCCGGTACGACATGGATCGGGATAACTGTGAACGAACCTATAGGAGTCCCATCTCGGAGAGACGCGTCGGGAGGTACTCGTCGGTGACGAAATCCAGTCCCCGCGAGGCCAGCGCCTGCTGTTCGGCCTTCTTCCCGATATCTAGCTGAAGCTCGATCTGTTCTGTCCAGTAGTCGGTGGTGAAGCGGGGGTCCTCCAGTTCCGACTCCAGTGCGTTCACGTCCGAATCCGCGAGCGGGTCGGTCGGCAGGTCGTACTCGACGATGTCCTCGGGCTGAATGCCGACGAACTCCGCCTCGGGCGTCGCGAGATACTCCGAGAGGTGGGCGCTCTTGATCGAGCCGTAGGCGACGGACCCGTAGATGCGATACGACCAGGGGTCGCCGTCGGTGAAGACCACGACGGGCAATTCGAGTTCGTCGTGGAGCCGTTTGGTGATCCGGCGGGTCGCCCGCGCCGGCTGTCCCTTCAGGTGGACGATCAGGGCGTCGTGGTCGGTGTCGAATCCGTTCTCGACGAGGCGGTCACGCATGCCGCCGGTCTCGACACAGAGGATGAACTCGACGTCGTGGTCCAGGAAGTCGATGGTGTCGGGGTTGTTGGGGATCTGGTAGCCACCCTCGCCGACGTCCTGCTGGCAGTGGATCTCGCGTTCGCCCCGACGGGTCTGCTCGCGCAACTCCAGTGGCCCCATCAGCGTCGCTCCCGACTCCTCCGGGCGCATGTGGAAGTCCTCGCGAGTCACCTCCGAGACGATTTCGAGGTCCTCGATCAGCTGGTTGGACTCGTCCTGATCCGAGAAGGCGGCCTCGTCGGCGTCCCACGACTCGGAGAGGTAGTAGAGTTCACGCAGCGTCGAGGAGCGCCCCTCCGCCAGTTGTCGGGCGAGGAAGTCGATGGTGTAGGTGGCCTTGAGGAGTTTGCGGGCCCCCCGGACCGAGTTGGCCGACCGCGTCGACGTGCGGTCGCCGTAGACCCACACGCCGCTGTCCTCGTCGTACTCGATGTTGCTCTTCGTTCGGGTGGGGAGGGTCATCTCGGGCACCTCTCCCCGGTCGAACTGATCGTAGAACTCCGCCGCGAGGTCGATCAACTGTCGTCGTGCGCGTTCGTCCTGCGAGCTCATTTCAGGCGTTCACCGTGAGTTTCTCGTCTTCGACACCCTCGACGTCTACGTCGAAGGTCGCCTCCTCGCCCACCGCGTAGGTGAGTTCGGCCGTTTCGCCCGCCGACACCGACGGGGACCACTGCACGAACCACTCGCCGTCGACGTCGACCACCGACGCACCGTCGCTCACCGCGGTCGGCTCTGTCGAGACGATGTCCGTCAGTTCGGGCGTCTCCTTTCGCTCCGAGTGGTTTCGCACCGCGAGCGTCACCGTTCCCTCCTCGACGGTCCGCTCGACGATGAGGTTGTTCATGATCCGTCCCAAGGCCCCGTCGATGTTCGGACGCTCGCGGCCGGTCACCTCGGAGAGTTTGTCGGCCATCTCCGGCAGAATGCGTCCCAGCACCTCCTGCTTGCGCCGCCGTTTCTCCAGCGACCGCCGGCGATTGAGATAGGACTTCAGGTCCCGGGCCGCTTCGCGAATGGCGAGTTCGATCTCGTCTTCGATCTCGGGGACGTTGGCCACCGCGTCCTTCGACTCGCTGGTGAAGGGGACGTTCGTCGAGGCGACGTGGATCATCAGGACGGCGGGTCCGGAGGGCAGTCCCCGACCGCCGGGTTGATCTAGGCCGTAGTTGCGCCAGCCGATCTCCTTTACGACGTCCGTGATGGCACACGCCCCGCGCTGGTAGACGAGGGGCACGCGATTGGCGAAACGCATCACGTCCGCCGAGCCGCCGTCCTCCAGATCGCCGCCGTAGGCGATGCCAGCCTCCACGATGAAGGGATCGCCACCGTGGACCTCGGCGTCGCGACTCGCCGCCGCGAAGAAGTCGGCGTCGAACTCCTTGCGCAGGCCGGCCTCCACGAGGTCGGCTGTGATCGGCGAGAGACAGTCCGTCGGCGGTGCGAGGATGTCCGTCTTCCGCATCGCGTCGAGCAGTTCCGAGGCGGTGTCGCGGTCGCCGGCCACCGTCTTCACGTTCGGCAGGTCGTCCGGAACCGTTCGCATGACCGCCCAGCACGCCTCGACGACGTTCCCGCGGGCGGTGTCGCCGAGGGTGACGTCCTCGGCCTCCTCGACCCGGTTTGCCGAACGATCGACGTACGCGACGAGGTCGTCCCGCGTCGCCCGGTGGCGGGGGTCGTCGGCCTCGGCGAACTTGTCGGCGAGACGCTCGGCCAGTCCCCGGATCGTCGCGTCGTCCTTCCGGGTGCTGGTCGCGTCGTCGACGCGGTCGTACAGCGAGGCAGTCAGCAGATCCGACCGCGTGAGTTCGGCCCACGCCGCGTCGACGGCGTTCCCCCGGACCGTGTCGCCGAACGTCTCGTCGAACTCCGCCTCCGCCGTGTCGGCGTGGGTGTCGACGATTTCGACGAGTTCGTGGTGAGCGATCCGCTCGCGGTCGCCGGCCGTCTCCGCGACCCGCTCGGCGAACCGGTCGGTCGCCTCGGCGCTCTTGTTGGCGACAGCGTCGACGACGGCGTCCTCGACGTCCGCCGCGTCGTGCGGGCTCGGCGTCGTCCACGCCATCTCGCGGCCGAAGTGCCGGTCGCGGAAGCGATCACACACCTTGGTCGAGGTTTTCCCGCCGACGCGGGTGAACTCTCCCTGAAGGAACCCGGAGAGTGAGTACGACTCCGTGGCCTCGAGCATCTTCAGGAGCGTGCCGAGTTCGACGCCGTGGGGGTGGGGACGGATCTCCTCGGTCTCGGCGGGCAACCGATCGGTACCCCGCTCGAACTTCAGGGGCTCGTCTAGGCCGGGTTCGCGGAGTTCGACCCGGGCGTGTGGGTTGACGACCGCCGTGTGTTTGACGTAGTCGTGAAGTTGGGTGCGCGCCCGCATGTTCGCTTCCATCTCCAGTTCGATCCGCGTGCCGTGCGGGCGATCCCAAGAAGTGGTCTCCTCGGCTCTGATCTCCGGTTCGTTGTCGTCCGTATCGATGACGAGTTCGAAGTACTCCGCCTCCGCGCTCCCCTGCGTTCGGCTGGTGATCTTCGCGGGCTTGCCCGAGGTGAGCTGTGAGTAAAGGACCGCTGCGGAGATGCCGATCCCCTGCTGACCGCGAGTCTGCTCTCGGCTGTGAAACCGGGAGCCATAGAGCAACTTCCCGAAGACCCGGGGGAGCTGTTCTTTGGTGATTCCCGGTCCGTTGTCCTCGACGACGAGCCGGTAGTAGTCGCCCACCTCGGTGATTTCGACGTAGATGTCGGGTGCGATGCCCGCCTCCTCCGTGGCGTCGAGGGCGTTGTCGACAGCCTCCTTGACCGCCGTCACCAGCCCCCTGGCCCCGGAGTCGAACCCGAGCATGTGCTTGTTCTTTTCGAAGAACTCGGCGATGGAGATGGCCCGCTGGTTCTCGGCCAGCTCCTCGGCGATCCCCCCGTCCTCGCCGAGCGTCGACTGGAACGATGTCATCCGTGGGGTTCGTACCGGGACGACGTTTAAAAGGCCACCGCCAGCGCGGTGAAAGTGAACCGGTGGGCGTGCGCCCGAGCGTTCTCGCTCGGCCCGAGGCCCCGAACGTCGCGGTCGAGGGCCGGCATCGGCGGCAAACGACGAACTCCACTTGTCGATATCCCACCGCAAGTTCGGTTTGGAGGAATCGTAATTGTGGACGCGCGCACGCGTGCGAGCGTTTAAGAGGTGGGGTCGTTTAGGGTGTGTAGGTTCTATGGCTGACGAACAAGAGTACGGAGCCGGGCAGATACAGGTCTTGGAGGGACTCCAGGCCGTCCGGAAGCGCCCGGCGATGTACGTCGGATCGACGGACGACCGTGGCCTTCATCATCTCGTCTACGAAGTCGTCGACAACGCCATCGACGAAGCGCTGGCGGGCTACTGCGACGCCATCCAGGTAACCGTCCACGACGACGGGTCGGTGAGTGTCTCGGACAACGGGCGCGGCATCCCCGTCGACACACACGAGCAGTACGATCGACCGGCCGTGGAGGTCATCATGACCGTCCTCCACGCCGGCGGCAAGTTCGACAACAAGTCCTACCAGGTCTCGGGTGGGCTCCACGGTGTCGGCGTCAGCGTGGTCAACGCCCTCTCGTCGGAACTGGAGGTAGAGATCAAACGCGACGGCGCCCTCTGGCGGCACCGCTTCGAGCGCGGCGAGCCGGTCGCGGACGCGTTCGAACGCGTCCGCGACCTCGAACCGGACGAGGGGACGGGGACGACCGTCCGCTTCTGGCCGGATACCGACATCTTCGAGGGTATCGACTTCTCCTTCGACACCCTGTCGACGCGGCTTCGCGAACTCGCCTTCCTCAACTCCGGTGTCGAGATCGGACTCGACGACGACCGCGACGGCGAGTCGGTCGCCTTCCGTTACGAGGGTGGCATTCGGGAGTTCGTGGAGTATCTCAACGAGACCAAGACCGCCCTCCACGACGACGTGATCTACTTCGACGACGAGACACGGGATATCTCCGTCGAAGTGGCGATGCAGGCGACCGACGAGTTGCAGGGATCGATCCACGCCTTCGCC
This window encodes:
- a CDS encoding DNA topoisomerase VI subunit B, producing the protein MTSFQSTLGEDGGIAEELAENQRAISIAEFFEKNKHMLGFDSGARGLVTAVKEAVDNALDATEEAGIAPDIYVEITEVGDYYRLVVEDNGPGITKEQLPRVFGKLLYGSRFHSREQTRGQQGIGISAAVLYSQLTSGKPAKITSRTQGSAEAEYFELVIDTDDNEPEIRAEETTSWDRPHGTRIELEMEANMRARTQLHDYVKHTAVVNPHARVELREPGLDEPLKFERGTDRLPAETEEIRPHPHGVELGTLLKMLEATESYSLSGFLQGEFTRVGGKTSTKVCDRFRDRHFGREMAWTTPSPHDAADVEDAVVDAVANKSAEATDRFAERVAETAGDRERIAHHELVEIVDTHADTAEAEFDETFGDTVRGNAVDAAWAELTRSDLLTASLYDRVDDATSTRKDDATIRGLAERLADKFAEADDPRHRATRDDLVAYVDRSANRVEEAEDVTLGDTARGNVVEACWAVMRTVPDDLPNVKTVAGDRDTASELLDAMRKTDILAPPTDCLSPITADLVEAGLRKEFDADFFAAASRDAEVHGGDPFIVEAGIAYGGDLEDGGSADVMRFANRVPLVYQRGACAITDVVKEIGWRNYGLDQPGGRGLPSGPAVLMIHVASTNVPFTSESKDAVANVPEIEDEIELAIREAARDLKSYLNRRRSLEKRRRKQEVLGRILPEMADKLSEVTGRERPNIDGALGRIMNNLIVERTVEEGTVTLAVRNHSERKETPELTDIVSTEPTAVSDGASVVDVDGEWFVQWSPSVSAGETAELTYAVGEEATFDVDVEGVEDEKLTVNA